From the genome of Mastomys coucha isolate ucsf_1 unplaced genomic scaffold, UCSF_Mcou_1 pScaffold6, whole genome shotgun sequence, one region includes:
- the LOC116080562 gene encoding WD repeat-containing protein 20 isoform X3 → MAMEGVGKEMNEIKTQFTTREGLYKLLPHSVYSRPSRVPFSWQGSSPVRISFVNLTGQSGNGNRLCFNVGQEFYICIYKGVRKAADLSKLVDKRIYKGTQPTCHDFNHLTATAESISLLVGFSAGQVQLIDPIKKETSKLFNEERQIDKSRVTCVKWVPGSESLFLVAHSSGNMYLYNVEHTCGTTAPHYQLLKQGESFAVHTCKSKSPKNLKWTVGEGALNEFAFSPDGKFLACVSQDGFLRVFNFDSVELYGTMKSYFGGLRCVCWSPDGKYIVTGGEDDLVTVWSFLDRRVIARGRGHKSWVNVVAFDPYTTSVEESDPMEFSGSDEDFQDLLHFGRDRANSTQPRLAKHNSTDRRPPFSRARTHTNVMNTTSPPARSNGNSVTTPGNSVPPPLPRSISLPHSAVSNCGSKSSVMDRAIASGVSKFATLSLRDRKERHHEKDHKRNHSMGHVSCKSSDKLNLVTKVKTDPAKTLGTSLCPRMEDVPLLEPLVCKKIAHERLTVLLFLEDCILTACQTGFIRTWARPDLLGTRMTVTTEGLFSPQKCF, encoded by the exons ATGGCGATGGAGGGAGTAGGGAAGGAGATGAACGAGATTAAGACCCAATTTACCACCCGGGAAGGTCTGTACAAGCTACTGCCGCACTCGGTTTACAGCCGGCCCAGCCGGGTGCCCTTCAGCTGGCAAGGATCCAGCCCTGTCCGCATCTCCTTCGTAAACCTCACCGGCCAGTCTGGCAATGGCAACCGCCTCTGCTTCAACGTGGGCCAGGAGTTCTACATCTGTATCTACAAGGGGGTCCGCAAGGCTGCTGACTTGAGTAAACTAGTGGATAAAAGGATATACAAAGGAACGCAGCCCACTTGTCATGACTTCAACCACCTAACAGCCACAGCAGAGAGCATCTCTCTCCTAGTGGGCTTTTCTGCCGGCCAAGTCCAGCTTATAGACCCAATCAAGAAAGAAACCAGCAAGCTATTTAACGAGGAGAGACAAATAGACAAGTCACGCGTAACCTGTGTCAAATGGGTTCCTGGTTCGGAAAGCCTTTTCCTAGTAGCCCATTCAAGTGGGAACATGTACTTATATAATGTGGAGCACACTTGTGGCACCACAGCCCCCCACTACCAGCTCCTGAAGCAGGGAGAGAGCTTTGCCGTTCACACTTGCAAGAGCAAATCTCCGAAGAACCTTAAGTGGACGGTGGGCGAGGGGGCCCTCAACGAGTTTGCTTTCTCCCCAGATGGCAAGTTCTTAGCTTGTGTGAGCCAGGACGGGTTTCTGCGTGTGTTCAACTTTGACTCAGTGGAGCTGTACGGGACAATGAAAAGCTACTTTGGGGGCTTGCGTTGTGTGTGCTGGAGCCCGGATGGCAAGTACATTGTGACAGGTGGAGAGGACGACTTGGTGACAGTTTGGTCCTTTCTAGACCGCCGAGTAATAGCTAGAGGCCGTGGGCACAAATCCTGGGTCAATGTCGTAGCATTTGATCCCTATACTACTAGTGTAGAAGAAAGTGACCCTATGGAGTTTAGTGGCAGTGACGAGGACTTCCAGGACCTTCTTCATTTTGGCAGAGATCGAGCGAACAGTACACAGCCTAGGCTAGCCAAACACAACTCTACAGACAGACGCCCT CCCTTCTCCAGAGCAAGGACACATACAAACGTTATGAATACCACAAGTCCACCTGCAAGAAGTAATGGGAACAGTGTCACTACGCCTGGGAACTCTGTGCCCCCTCCATTGCCACGGTCCATTAGCCTTCCACACTCAGCGGTCTCCAATTGCGGTAGCAAAAGCAGCGTCATGGACCGTGCCATTGCCTCTGGGGTCAGCAAGTTTGCAACTCTTTCATTACGTGACCGGAAGGAGAGACACCATGAGAAAGACCATAAACGAAATCATAGTATGGGACACGTTTCCTGCAAGAGCAGTGATAAACTGAACCTAGTTACTAAAGTCAAAACGGACCCAGCTAAAACTCTGGGGACATCCCTGTGTCCTCGGATGGAAGACGTTCCCTTGTTAGAGCCACTGGTCTGTAAAAAGATAGCTCATGAGAGGCTGACTGTATTGCTTTTTCTTGAAGACTGCATACTCACTGCTTGTCAGACAGGATTTATTCGCACATGGGCAAGGCCTG ATCTATTGGGAACCAGGATGACTGTCACAACAGAAGGACTTTTCTCTCCACAGAAGTGCTTCTAG
- the LOC116080562 gene encoding WD repeat-containing protein 20 isoform X1 has protein sequence MAMEGVGKEMNEIKTQFTTREGLYKLLPHSVYSRPSRVPFSWQGSSPVRISFVNLTGQSGNGNRLCFNVGQEFYICIYKGVRKAADLSKLVDKRIYKGTQPTCHDFNHLTATAESISLLVGFSAGQVQLIDPIKKETSKLFNEERQIDKSRVTCVKWVPGSESLFLVAHSSGNMYLYNVEHTCGTTAPHYQLLKQGESFAVHTCKSKSPKNLKWTVGEGALNEFAFSPDGKFLACVSQDGFLRVFNFDSVELYGTMKSYFGGLRCVCWSPDGKYIVTGGEDDLVTVWSFLDRRVIARGRGHKSWVNVVAFDPYTTSVEESDPMEFSGSDEDFQDLLHFGRDRANSTQPRLAKHNSTDRRPVSVTYRFGSVGQDTQLCLWDLTEDILFPHQPFSRARTHTNVMNTTSPPARSNGNSVTTPGNSVPPPLPRSISLPHSAVSNCGSKSSVMDRAIASGVSKFATLSLRDRKERHHEKDHKRNHSMGHVSCKSSDKLNLVTKVKTDPAKTLGTSLCPRMEDVPLLEPLVCKKIAHERLTVLLFLEDCILTACQTGFIRTWARPDLLGTRMTVTTEGLFSPQKCF, from the exons ATGGCGATGGAGGGAGTAGGGAAGGAGATGAACGAGATTAAGACCCAATTTACCACCCGGGAAGGTCTGTACAAGCTACTGCCGCACTCGGTTTACAGCCGGCCCAGCCGGGTGCCCTTCAGCTGGCAAGGATCCAGCCCTGTCCGCATCTCCTTCGTAAACCTCACCGGCCAGTCTGGCAATGGCAACCGCCTCTGCTTCAACGTGGGCCAGGAGTTCTACATCTGTATCTACAAGGGGGTCCGCAAGGCTGCTGACTTGAGTAAACTAGTGGATAAAAGGATATACAAAGGAACGCAGCCCACTTGTCATGACTTCAACCACCTAACAGCCACAGCAGAGAGCATCTCTCTCCTAGTGGGCTTTTCTGCCGGCCAAGTCCAGCTTATAGACCCAATCAAGAAAGAAACCAGCAAGCTATTTAACGAGGAGAGACAAATAGACAAGTCACGCGTAACCTGTGTCAAATGGGTTCCTGGTTCGGAAAGCCTTTTCCTAGTAGCCCATTCAAGTGGGAACATGTACTTATATAATGTGGAGCACACTTGTGGCACCACAGCCCCCCACTACCAGCTCCTGAAGCAGGGAGAGAGCTTTGCCGTTCACACTTGCAAGAGCAAATCTCCGAAGAACCTTAAGTGGACGGTGGGCGAGGGGGCCCTCAACGAGTTTGCTTTCTCCCCAGATGGCAAGTTCTTAGCTTGTGTGAGCCAGGACGGGTTTCTGCGTGTGTTCAACTTTGACTCAGTGGAGCTGTACGGGACAATGAAAAGCTACTTTGGGGGCTTGCGTTGTGTGTGCTGGAGCCCGGATGGCAAGTACATTGTGACAGGTGGAGAGGACGACTTGGTGACAGTTTGGTCCTTTCTAGACCGCCGAGTAATAGCTAGAGGCCGTGGGCACAAATCCTGGGTCAATGTCGTAGCATTTGATCCCTATACTACTAGTGTAGAAGAAAGTGACCCTATGGAGTTTAGTGGCAGTGACGAGGACTTCCAGGACCTTCTTCATTTTGGCAGAGATCGAGCGAACAGTACACAGCCTAGGCTAGCCAAACACAACTCTACAGACAGACGCCCTGTAAGTGTTACGTATCGGTTTGGTTCAGTGGGCCAGGATACACAGCTATGTTTATGGGACCTCACGGAAGACATCCTTTTCCCTCACCAGCCCTTCTCCAGAGCAAGGACACATACAAACGTTATGAATACCACAAGTCCACCTGCAAGAAGTAATGGGAACAGTGTCACTACGCCTGGGAACTCTGTGCCCCCTCCATTGCCACGGTCCATTAGCCTTCCACACTCAGCGGTCTCCAATTGCGGTAGCAAAAGCAGCGTCATGGACCGTGCCATTGCCTCTGGGGTCAGCAAGTTTGCAACTCTTTCATTACGTGACCGGAAGGAGAGACACCATGAGAAAGACCATAAACGAAATCATAGTATGGGACACGTTTCCTGCAAGAGCAGTGATAAACTGAACCTAGTTACTAAAGTCAAAACGGACCCAGCTAAAACTCTGGGGACATCCCTGTGTCCTCGGATGGAAGACGTTCCCTTGTTAGAGCCACTGGTCTGTAAAAAGATAGCTCATGAGAGGCTGACTGTATTGCTTTTTCTTGAAGACTGCATACTCACTGCTTGTCAGACAGGATTTATTCGCACATGGGCAAGGCCTG ATCTATTGGGAACCAGGATGACTGTCACAACAGAAGGACTTTTCTCTCCACAGAAGTGCTTCTAG
- the LOC116080562 gene encoding WD repeat-containing protein 20 isoform X4 → MAMEGVGKEMNEIKTQFTTREGLYKLLPHSVYSRPSRVPFSWQGSSPVRISFVNLTGQSGNGNRLCFNVGQEFYICIYKGVRKAADLSKLVDKRIYKGTQPTCHDFNHLTATAESISLLVGFSAGQVQLIDPIKKETSKLFNEERQIDKSRVTCVKWVPGSESLFLVAHSSGNMYLYNVEHTCGTTAPHYQLLKQGESFAVHTCKSKSPKNLKWTVGEGALNEFAFSPDGKFLACVSQDGFLRVFNFDSVELYGTMKSYFGGLRCVCWSPDGKYIVTGGEDDLVTVWSFLDRRVIARGRGHKSWVNVVAFDPYTTSVEESDPMEFSGSDEDFQDLLHFGRDRANSTQPRLAKHNSTDRRPPFSRARTHTNVMNTTSPPARSNGNSVTTPGNSVPPPLPRSISLPHSAVSNCGSKSSVMDRAIASGVSKFATLSLRDRKERHHEKDHKRNHSMGHVSCKSSDKLNLVTKVKTDPAKTLGTSLCPRMEDVPLLEPLVCKKIAHERLTVLLFLEDCILTACQTGFIRTWARPGKVLSFNP, encoded by the exons ATGGCGATGGAGGGAGTAGGGAAGGAGATGAACGAGATTAAGACCCAATTTACCACCCGGGAAGGTCTGTACAAGCTACTGCCGCACTCGGTTTACAGCCGGCCCAGCCGGGTGCCCTTCAGCTGGCAAGGATCCAGCCCTGTCCGCATCTCCTTCGTAAACCTCACCGGCCAGTCTGGCAATGGCAACCGCCTCTGCTTCAACGTGGGCCAGGAGTTCTACATCTGTATCTACAAGGGGGTCCGCAAGGCTGCTGACTTGAGTAAACTAGTGGATAAAAGGATATACAAAGGAACGCAGCCCACTTGTCATGACTTCAACCACCTAACAGCCACAGCAGAGAGCATCTCTCTCCTAGTGGGCTTTTCTGCCGGCCAAGTCCAGCTTATAGACCCAATCAAGAAAGAAACCAGCAAGCTATTTAACGAGGAGAGACAAATAGACAAGTCACGCGTAACCTGTGTCAAATGGGTTCCTGGTTCGGAAAGCCTTTTCCTAGTAGCCCATTCAAGTGGGAACATGTACTTATATAATGTGGAGCACACTTGTGGCACCACAGCCCCCCACTACCAGCTCCTGAAGCAGGGAGAGAGCTTTGCCGTTCACACTTGCAAGAGCAAATCTCCGAAGAACCTTAAGTGGACGGTGGGCGAGGGGGCCCTCAACGAGTTTGCTTTCTCCCCAGATGGCAAGTTCTTAGCTTGTGTGAGCCAGGACGGGTTTCTGCGTGTGTTCAACTTTGACTCAGTGGAGCTGTACGGGACAATGAAAAGCTACTTTGGGGGCTTGCGTTGTGTGTGCTGGAGCCCGGATGGCAAGTACATTGTGACAGGTGGAGAGGACGACTTGGTGACAGTTTGGTCCTTTCTAGACCGCCGAGTAATAGCTAGAGGCCGTGGGCACAAATCCTGGGTCAATGTCGTAGCATTTGATCCCTATACTACTAGTGTAGAAGAAAGTGACCCTATGGAGTTTAGTGGCAGTGACGAGGACTTCCAGGACCTTCTTCATTTTGGCAGAGATCGAGCGAACAGTACACAGCCTAGGCTAGCCAAACACAACTCTACAGACAGACGCCCT CCCTTCTCCAGAGCAAGGACACATACAAACGTTATGAATACCACAAGTCCACCTGCAAGAAGTAATGGGAACAGTGTCACTACGCCTGGGAACTCTGTGCCCCCTCCATTGCCACGGTCCATTAGCCTTCCACACTCAGCGGTCTCCAATTGCGGTAGCAAAAGCAGCGTCATGGACCGTGCCATTGCCTCTGGGGTCAGCAAGTTTGCAACTCTTTCATTACGTGACCGGAAGGAGAGACACCATGAGAAAGACCATAAACGAAATCATAGTATGGGACACGTTTCCTGCAAGAGCAGTGATAAACTGAACCTAGTTACTAAAGTCAAAACGGACCCAGCTAAAACTCTGGGGACATCCCTGTGTCCTCGGATGGAAGACGTTCCCTTGTTAGAGCCACTGGTCTGTAAAAAGATAGCTCATGAGAGGCTGACTGTATTGCTTTTTCTTGAAGACTGCATACTCACTGCTTGTCAGACAGGATTTATTCGCACATGGGCAAGGCCTGGTAAAGTGCTGAGTTTTAATCCTTAG
- the LOC116080562 gene encoding WD repeat-containing protein 20 isoform X2, which yields MAMEGVGKEMNEIKTQFTTREGLYKLLPHSVYSRPSRVPFSWQGSSPVRISFVNLTGQSGNGNRLCFNVGQEFYICIYKGVRKAADLSKLVDKRIYKGTQPTCHDFNHLTATAESISLLVGFSAGQVQLIDPIKKETSKLFNEERQIDKSRVTCVKWVPGSESLFLVAHSSGNMYLYNVEHTCGTTAPHYQLLKQGESFAVHTCKSKSPKNLKWTVGEGALNEFAFSPDGKFLACVSQDGFLRVFNFDSVELYGTMKSYFGGLRCVCWSPDGKYIVTGGEDDLVTVWSFLDRRVIARGRGHKSWVNVVAFDPYTTSVEESDPMEFSGSDEDFQDLLHFGRDRANSTQPRLAKHNSTDRRPVSVTYRFGSVGQDTQLCLWDLTEDILFPHQPFSRARTHTNVMNTTSPPARSNGNSVTTPGNSVPPPLPRSISLPHSAVSNCGSKSSVMDRAIASGVSKFATLSLRDRKERHHEKDHKRNHSMGHVSCKSSDKLNLVTKVKTDPAKTLGTSLCPRMEDVPLLEPLVCKKIAHERLTVLLFLEDCILTACQTGFIRTWARPGKVLSFNP from the coding sequence ATGGCGATGGAGGGAGTAGGGAAGGAGATGAACGAGATTAAGACCCAATTTACCACCCGGGAAGGTCTGTACAAGCTACTGCCGCACTCGGTTTACAGCCGGCCCAGCCGGGTGCCCTTCAGCTGGCAAGGATCCAGCCCTGTCCGCATCTCCTTCGTAAACCTCACCGGCCAGTCTGGCAATGGCAACCGCCTCTGCTTCAACGTGGGCCAGGAGTTCTACATCTGTATCTACAAGGGGGTCCGCAAGGCTGCTGACTTGAGTAAACTAGTGGATAAAAGGATATACAAAGGAACGCAGCCCACTTGTCATGACTTCAACCACCTAACAGCCACAGCAGAGAGCATCTCTCTCCTAGTGGGCTTTTCTGCCGGCCAAGTCCAGCTTATAGACCCAATCAAGAAAGAAACCAGCAAGCTATTTAACGAGGAGAGACAAATAGACAAGTCACGCGTAACCTGTGTCAAATGGGTTCCTGGTTCGGAAAGCCTTTTCCTAGTAGCCCATTCAAGTGGGAACATGTACTTATATAATGTGGAGCACACTTGTGGCACCACAGCCCCCCACTACCAGCTCCTGAAGCAGGGAGAGAGCTTTGCCGTTCACACTTGCAAGAGCAAATCTCCGAAGAACCTTAAGTGGACGGTGGGCGAGGGGGCCCTCAACGAGTTTGCTTTCTCCCCAGATGGCAAGTTCTTAGCTTGTGTGAGCCAGGACGGGTTTCTGCGTGTGTTCAACTTTGACTCAGTGGAGCTGTACGGGACAATGAAAAGCTACTTTGGGGGCTTGCGTTGTGTGTGCTGGAGCCCGGATGGCAAGTACATTGTGACAGGTGGAGAGGACGACTTGGTGACAGTTTGGTCCTTTCTAGACCGCCGAGTAATAGCTAGAGGCCGTGGGCACAAATCCTGGGTCAATGTCGTAGCATTTGATCCCTATACTACTAGTGTAGAAGAAAGTGACCCTATGGAGTTTAGTGGCAGTGACGAGGACTTCCAGGACCTTCTTCATTTTGGCAGAGATCGAGCGAACAGTACACAGCCTAGGCTAGCCAAACACAACTCTACAGACAGACGCCCTGTAAGTGTTACGTATCGGTTTGGTTCAGTGGGCCAGGATACACAGCTATGTTTATGGGACCTCACGGAAGACATCCTTTTCCCTCACCAGCCCTTCTCCAGAGCAAGGACACATACAAACGTTATGAATACCACAAGTCCACCTGCAAGAAGTAATGGGAACAGTGTCACTACGCCTGGGAACTCTGTGCCCCCTCCATTGCCACGGTCCATTAGCCTTCCACACTCAGCGGTCTCCAATTGCGGTAGCAAAAGCAGCGTCATGGACCGTGCCATTGCCTCTGGGGTCAGCAAGTTTGCAACTCTTTCATTACGTGACCGGAAGGAGAGACACCATGAGAAAGACCATAAACGAAATCATAGTATGGGACACGTTTCCTGCAAGAGCAGTGATAAACTGAACCTAGTTACTAAAGTCAAAACGGACCCAGCTAAAACTCTGGGGACATCCCTGTGTCCTCGGATGGAAGACGTTCCCTTGTTAGAGCCACTGGTCTGTAAAAAGATAGCTCATGAGAGGCTGACTGTATTGCTTTTTCTTGAAGACTGCATACTCACTGCTTGTCAGACAGGATTTATTCGCACATGGGCAAGGCCTGGTAAAGTGCTGAGTTTTAATCCTTAG